A region of the Hydra vulgaris chromosome 12, alternate assembly HydraT2T_AEP genome:
CagtttattttcttcaatatttgGATAATCTGGACAATTTTGCTCAAATCATATTACTTGCATTTTTTCTACATTCACAGTTTGAATGTTATTTAAGCCTCAATTTATACAGGTGTTTTTTAAAGCTTCTGAATATTTGGTATGAGATTTTTTAGTTGGGATCTAAATagtgcaatatttattttaaagtcctCATTACTAGGTAATGTTTATGTCAATATCAATAGTGATAACATATTATCTGtcatttagtaataattttattgctaaTTAGGTTCTTTTGTTGATGTTTGAAATCAGCTttgtttgaacatttttttctaatggtatttaaaaaatttttgaaagatgGTTTATGAATTTAACattcaaacattttgttttttaatttatattaatttttatagcaatttttatatattttctgaaaatgttaatcctgtataaatattttaaaataaatttgttattgttattaagttgttgtttgtttgttttaaaacaaacgaCAACTCTTAACATTATGTCATTATTACATAATTACAGTTGAGCAAAACTTGTAATTATGTAACAATGAAATAATGTTTAGAGATGATGTAACAATTATGTAATGTTTAGAGATGATGTAACAATGGGAGATTTAGTGGAGCATGACAAGCTCTTAATATTCTTGttatttttagcaatatttaaaattttataaaataatttatgttttaataatttatgtttaaataatttgtttagtggctaaaaattaatttctagaTGGTAGGGGCTGCGCGTAGAAAGTCAAAATTACCACGCAAGATATTACGTGTTTTGCTGGATGATGGCAGTTTTAAGCTTCAGCCCCAAAATGCTTTTGAAGAGACCGGAGGTTactttctttgttctttatttgttgtctctttattttgtttggtttagtaaaataattttatgtatactaggtatcaaatataaataatgaggATTATGATGATGAAAATCATACAAAAATATTGAGGATGATATGTTGATCATAatcatgataatgatgatcTTCATTATCATGATCAATAATATGATCtgcatcatcatgatcatgattatCATTATGATGTTGATCATGATTATAATGGCAGTGATGATGATTAACATGATAATAatcatgatgatcatcattatcatgatTTTGTTACGGTTATGATCATGGTAAgtatgatgataatgatgtttttttagaTGAAGAATCAGATAGCCAATTAAGCAACGATATACAATGTTCTGATGAGGAAGAAAAAAATCCTGTTATAAACAACGAAAATGAAGAAGGGAATGAAAATTTTGTAGATAATAACTCTGAAAAATCTATTTCGGATGAAATACATTTGAAGCCATTAGATTtggaagaagaagaaaaatttgatgtagaaaagaaaaactcAAAGAAGGCAAACAAACATCAGCATCCTGAACCCAACTCTGAATATCCATACCAATGTGATGTTTGTGATTTGCTATTTAAAACACTAGAGCTCTTATCTGACCATCAACATACAGTTCATGACAGTAATCAACAGTTTGTATGTCGATACTGTTCAAAGAAGTTTAATGATAAGTATAACATGCGTAAACACGTTTTAATACATGTTGGTGAAAAACGACACAAATGTTCTTTTTGTGATAAAGCATTCTTGCGCAAAGACCATCTAAGAAGTCATTTGCACACTCATTATAATCGTAAATATGGTTGCAAAATTTGTGGGAAAGGGTTCAGAACTATGGATATGTATGAAAGACATTCAAAAACACACAAAGATCAAAGTGCTTGTAAAGACAATTTGCAAGTTTTTACTctcaataaaaaagatataatattacAAAGTGAAAATCACCTTGATgaggttataaataataaaattttatcagttacaaacatttaaaaaaataaagctgattagtgttagtaatatttaaatatattattagaaaagagaaaaattttagtttagttttaaaaatggggTTAGAAGTAGACAAATCAATGttgtgcaaaataaaattattccatagatgtAGTATGCAGTAATCAATacaaagttaattatatttagttCTATGGAAAGGTTAATTTAGTAAGCTATTGTATCATAGCATACATTTTTTTCCAGGTTTAAAGGTAATAAGATCTCTAAAAATGAAAGGGGGTAAATTATTTTTCCACATATGATAtgtacatatgtgtatatatatataaaatactccTTTTGCTTATATTTccatatatgtatttataaaatactccTTTTGGAGCTGAAAATCAAGggtgaatttattttaacaaaactaaaggaCCAAGATACTACaataccttcttttttttttgagtctttgataaaaAGAATTTCTGAACGAAGAAATATTAGAATTGCAGGATTTTTAAGATACTTAGGCACCAAATCAGTATGATCAAgctaaaaatgattatattttaaactatccTAAGAATAAAGAGTGTCTAATTATAGCAAGAGATAtttattatcttcttttttatgacCATAAAGATCCtatgcattaaattttttaccatgATCATCAGTTGAAGCAGATAGATGCTTTAGTGTTGATGGACTTTTTATCACTAAGTTGAGAATATCATTGAGTGATAAAATGGTATTATGTTTATTGcgttcaaatttaaaagttttgttatatttttctttatatggtTATACTTATATAGtaatataacacaaaaatgtatgtaaaatttatgttttgaaaataactaaaattacttaaaaatacttaagttacttaagtaatttgaaaaaaattgcttaaatttatttaagtaattttttccCCTTACTTGAAcacccctatatatatatatatatatatatatatatatatatatatatatatatatatatatatatatatatatatatatatatatatatatatatatatatatatatatatatatatatatatatatatatatatatatatatatatatatatatatatatatatatatatatatatatatatatatatatatatatatatatatatatatatatatatatatatatatatatatatatatatatatatatatatatatatatatatatatatatatatatatatatatatatatatatatatatatatatatatatatatatatatatatatatatatatatatatatatatatatatatatatatatatatatatatatatatatatatatatatatatatatatatatatatatatatatatataatatatatatatatatatatatatatatatatatatatatatatatatatatatatatatatatatatatatatatatatatatatatatatatatatatatatatatatatatatatatatatatatatatatatatatatatatatatatatatatatatatatatatatatatatatatatatatatatatatatatatatatatatatatatatatatatatatatatatatatatatatatatatatatatatatatatatatatatatatatatatatatatatatatatatatatatatatatatatatatatatatatatatatatatatatatatatatatatatatatatatatatatatatatatatatatatatatatatatatatatatatatatatatatatatatatatatatatatatatatatatatatatatatatatatatatatatatatatatatatatatatatatatatatatatatatatatatatatatatatatatatatatatatatatatatatatatatatatatatatatacatatatatatatatatatatatatataagaataactGAAAAGAAATTACTGGACAAAGAGAGAAAATTTGAAATCTCAAGTAAGAAATAACTGTTCAACTTTGCAATGGTATCTTTTAACTATGGtaatcaaaaacaatataaaaaagaaagagctTTCAATCTTTAAAACTCACGAAAAGAAATTATGTTCTCTCACAAAATCAGCAGTTCTtccttttaaaaatcaaaatgttattcaaaatcTATCCTCATATACATTACAACATGATGAATTTGATTTACTAAACAATGGTCTTGGTTTCGCTTTGCCACCAGCGTTTATAAAAAAGACGGATGCATTCGCTCAATTTGATTGTATTTTGCAATTTCTTAATAATCAACTGAAAAACAACGATTCAAAACCTCAACTTAAAATTGAACTTTCCCATTTGGCTAACAACTACGTATACAAATACACTCCATCTGAAAATTGTCtaagaaaacataaaatattaaaaagacttCGGAATAATGAGAACATTGTTATTACATGACCAGACAAAGGAAATGGTATAATTGttcttaataaaattgattatataaattcattacataatattataagtaataagactaagtttaaagaattttaaagagGATCCCTTACAAAGTTTTCTAATATACCGTTTACAAGGGTATATTAGAAAACTTTATAcggttaaatgttttaaaaaagacatttacacTAAAATTTATCCTGTAGGATTTCCGCCTGCAAGAATTTACGCGTTACCTAAGATGCACAAAGTTAGTAAAGATAGTTCTCTTCCAACAATTCGACCTATCATCTCAACAATCGGAACATATAACTATAACCTTGCCAAGCATCTCTCTCATTTATTGTCTCCATATATACCTAAACAATTTTGCATTTTAGactcattttcttttattgaaaaattaaatcaaattaatggAACTAATAAATTAATCGTTTCATATGATGTTGAAAGTTTGTTCACGAATATTCCCCTTAAAGAAATCATCAACATTgcaactgatttattttttaaagataaaactaactcaaaacgtttttcaaaaattcactttaaaaaattacttctgATTTCCACATCCGGTTCACATTTTCTATTTGGCGGAAAATATTACGATCAAACAGATGGTGTTGCTATGGGTTCTCTTTTAGCGCCCATCTTAGCTAATATTTTCGTCGGATATCATGAACAAACATGGGTCAAAAATTGCTCCACCTTAAAAATTACAgcaccatttttttataaacggtATGTGGATGACATAACTGCTATTTTCAATTCGGAATGCGAAGctctagaatttttaaaacacctcaataaacaacataaaagtttgaaatttactATGAAAAAAGAACAAGATAACCAGATTGCTTTTTTAGatgtacttattaaaaaatccaATTCTTTTTTGACTTcagtttatcacaaaaaaacgTATACAGGTCTTTTActaaattgttttagttttattccCTCTGGCTACAAATTTGGACTTTTTCGTTGTTTGATTGATcgtagatttaaaattaataattcttGGGTTggttttgataaagatattaagaatttatcattagttttacaaaataataaatttccacaaaaaattattgactatGAAATTAAATCCTATATTGAAAAGAAAATGAACCCATCTGTGTCTAACATTGTTAATAGCTTAAATATAAGATACTTTAAGCTTCCATACATTGGAATGTACTCTTATTACACTAAaaggaaaatttcaaaaattgttcataaatattgcaaggatattctaataaaattagttttcactactaataaaatacaagattgtttttgcttaaaagaGTCACTTTCTAAACTGCTTAAATCTcatgttgtctataaattttCTTGCGCTGGCTGTAATGCcagttatattggagaaacctcCAGACACTTGGCAACTAGAATAAATGAGCAccttaaaagtgataaacaatctcatatatttaaacacttaaatttatctCTTAATTGCAAAAATTTGGCTAACTGTGATTCTTTTGAGATTTTGGATAATGCCCCaaacaaacacaaattaaagataaaagaagcCCTCCACATTAAATGGGAAAGTCCCTCACTTAATAAACAAGCTTTACATTATACTATaaacttatctatttaattttactgtcagtttatttatatatatatttttttgacagttggttattttaattggttatttaccgagttattttgtaataaatatattggtttattatgtataattttttgtcCGTTAATATTTCTCTGTAaagacttctattttttaatatatatttcagagttttttattattgtaaaataatcttttgaaaatgtaaataaaattttacgaaacatgtcaagaataaaaaacatcgtgttatttttaaaaataattacttattttatgctattacgacgttcaatatatgtatatatatatatatatatatatatataaatatataatatatatatatatatatatatatatatatatatatatatatatatgattattatatagtagatttttgtaatttagatTTATAATTTAGTTATATGGCCTATTATACATAACtctttctaatattttcaaGCATTTTGGTAGAATAGAAATGGGACGGTAATTGCTAACCATAGCTCTgtcatcttttataaaaattcagatAATTTGCAATTTTGATTTGATTAGGGAAAACTTCTTGATTGactaatactttaaaataatttcattaacttATCTAAGTTTAACTAATTTCCTAAGTTTCACACTAATTTCTATTGGCAAAAGAACTAAGAAACAttagtcaaattttattttcctttgATATTTAAAAGCTACCCATGCCATGCATGCCATGCATGTCCATGCCATGCATGGCATGGACATGCTGCAAGAACTAGAACTAGAACTGtgaattaaaagaaacaaaatattttataaataaatttcttttcattaaaagacttaaaataaatatgattttaaaaatttcaatttaattttgaaggaatctaaaatagtaaaacatagAATGTATAAATTAGCTTCAAagaaatgtaaaatagttttgcaatatttattaaagaaattttttttatcatctgcTGACTAATTCATTACACAAAACAAGTCTCTACATCATAGATTAGAtgtcaaacaaataaaaaactttttttcttataaaaaaaaaagggaaaaattaaaaaataaaagataatgttaaGTAAAAGATTGTAACAagaaaatataatctttttttaatacaaaacaataattgttaaattagtttaaatgattttttatgcgcttgaaagttaaattttactacaacgaaaaactttaaaatacacttgcaatttatgttttaactatttaaatatgaaaGTTATGTTATAGTTAGCATTTATAATCTCACAAAAaatcatgatatatatatatatatatatatatatatatatatatatatatatatatatatatatatatatatatatatatatatatatatatatatatatatacaatatcaggccttgttttaattCGATCAATTTTCATTAAGtaactttataacattttttaacttttaaattattctataagCGGTAAGAAAaacaaagtaattaattttataaaaaaccacattaacttttgaatgacgattatgtaaaaaaagtttgttgcaAAAGTTTGAATCACaattatattagatataaacgctatttactaatgaaaaaaaactcaaataaaattaaaaactatgaaaGCCTAATCTCaattatgctaatttttttatcaaaatatttagtatcagaaaataaaattgttttaagttaatgacaatatt
Encoded here:
- the LOC136089124 gene encoding zinc finger protein 782-like, encoding MVGAARRKSKLPRKILRVLLDDGSFKLQPQNAFEETGDEESDSQLSNDIQCSDEEEKNPVINNENEEGNENFVDNNSEKSISDEIHLKPLDLEEEEKFDVEKKNSKKANKHQHPEPNSEYPYQCDVCDLLFKTLELLSDHQHTVHDSNQQFVCRYCSKKFNDKYNMRKHVLIHVGEKRHKCSFCDKAFLRKDHLRSHLHTHYNRKYGCKICGKGFRTMDMYERHSKTHKDQSACKDNLQVFTLNKKDIILQSENHLDEVINNKILSVTNI